One genomic segment of Streptomyces sp. NBC_00239 includes these proteins:
- a CDS encoding GNAT family N-acetyltransferase encodes MTVIVRDLRPGDPADAGAVVRVRRAALPFMIATPPGVAFELASAHPGQHHRLLIAERDGEVLGTAQVGIAHESDQPGQSYVNAYVHPAHRGRGAGSLLLRTAEEHLAGRGATTVYAWVLDEPAYREFAGRQGYAPSRSAHFLRLDLAAGRLPEPGPVPAGVELRPASAFAADPRPLFRLDAETTLDEPGDVGTLLDDYDHWLRHVWQNPDLDRELTTVALVDGEPAAFSALVTDGAGRCSSAMTGTGRAFRGRGLAKLAKHTALRRARAAGCTEAFTGNDTGNEPMLAVNKWFGYEICATEVRYTKTLGEV; translated from the coding sequence ATGACCGTCATCGTCCGTGACCTGCGGCCCGGCGACCCCGCAGACGCCGGGGCCGTCGTACGGGTGCGCCGCGCCGCCCTCCCCTTCATGATCGCCACCCCGCCGGGTGTCGCGTTCGAGCTCGCCTCCGCCCACCCCGGGCAGCACCACCGGCTGCTGATCGCCGAGCGGGACGGCGAGGTGCTCGGCACCGCGCAGGTCGGCATCGCGCACGAGAGCGACCAGCCGGGCCAGTCGTACGTCAACGCGTACGTGCATCCCGCGCACCGCGGCCGGGGCGCGGGTTCGCTGCTGCTGCGGACCGCCGAGGAGCACCTCGCGGGCCGGGGCGCCACCACCGTGTACGCGTGGGTGCTCGACGAGCCGGCGTACCGCGAGTTCGCCGGCCGGCAGGGCTACGCGCCCAGCCGCTCCGCCCACTTCCTGCGCCTCGACCTCGCCGCGGGCCGGCTGCCCGAGCCGGGGCCGGTGCCCGCCGGGGTGGAGCTGCGGCCCGCGTCGGCCTTCGCGGCGGACCCGCGCCCGCTGTTCCGGCTGGACGCGGAGACCACCCTCGACGAGCCGGGCGACGTCGGGACCCTCCTCGACGACTACGACCACTGGCTCCGGCACGTCTGGCAGAACCCGGACCTGGACCGCGAGCTGACGACGGTCGCCCTGGTCGACGGCGAGCCGGCCGCGTTCAGCGCGCTGGTGACCGATGGCGCCGGCCGCTGCTCCTCGGCGATGACGGGCACCGGGCGGGCGTTCCGCGGCCGCGGGCTGGCCAAGCTCGCCAAGCACACCGCCCTGCGGCGGGCCCGCGCGGCGGGCTGCACCGAGGCGTTCACCGGCAACGACACGGGCAACGAGCCGATGCTCGCGGTCAACAAGTGGTTCGGCTACGAGATCTGCGCCACCGAGGTGCGGTACACCAAGACCCTGGGGGAAGTGTGA
- a CDS encoding esterase/lipase family protein yields the protein MLPWRRLLGPLTALMLAGAVLTPTAAAEAASAPGSGWNNWSCKPSAAHPRPVVLVHGTFGNSVDNWLAFAPYLVHRGYCVYSLDYGQLPGVPFFNGLGPVEKSARQLDVFVDKVLAATGAPEADLVGHSQGGMMPRWYLKFLGGADKVNALVGLAPDNHGTTLSGLTALLPFFPGAEDLISAATPGLADQIAGSDFLTRLNAGGDTVPGVTYTVIATRYDEVVTPYRSGFLDGPAVRNVVLQDLCPLDLSEHVAIGLTDRIAFHEAENALDPAHAERTTCASVFDTD from the coding sequence ATGCTGCCCTGGAGACGACTGCTCGGACCGCTCACCGCCCTGATGCTGGCGGGCGCCGTCCTCACCCCCACCGCGGCCGCAGAAGCCGCATCCGCCCCCGGCAGCGGCTGGAACAACTGGTCCTGCAAGCCGTCCGCGGCCCACCCGCGCCCCGTGGTCCTGGTCCACGGCACGTTCGGCAACTCCGTCGACAACTGGCTGGCCTTCGCGCCGTACCTCGTGCACCGCGGCTACTGCGTCTACTCGCTCGACTACGGGCAGCTGCCCGGCGTGCCCTTCTTCAACGGGCTCGGCCCGGTCGAGAAGTCCGCCCGGCAGCTCGACGTGTTCGTCGACAAGGTCCTCGCGGCCACCGGCGCGCCCGAGGCCGACCTCGTCGGACACTCGCAGGGCGGCATGATGCCGCGCTGGTACCTGAAGTTCCTGGGCGGCGCCGACAAGGTCAACGCCCTGGTCGGACTCGCTCCCGACAACCACGGCACGACCCTGTCGGGGCTGACCGCGCTGCTGCCGTTCTTCCCCGGCGCCGAGGACCTGATCAGCGCGGCCACCCCCGGACTCGCCGACCAGATCGCCGGCTCCGACTTCCTGACCCGGCTCAACGCGGGCGGCGACACCGTCCCCGGGGTGACGTACACCGTCATCGCCACCCGGTACGACGAGGTGGTCACCCCCTACCGCAGCGGGTTCCTGGACGGGCCCGCGGTGCGCAACGTCGTGCTCCAGGACCTGTGCCCGCTCGACCTCTCCGAGCACGTCGCGATCGGCCTGACCGACCGGATCGCCTTCCACGAGGCCGAGAACGCGCTCGACCCGGCGCACGCCGAACGGACCACGTGCGCGTCGGTCTTCGACACCGATTGA
- a CDS encoding SGNH/GDSL hydrolase family protein, whose translation MKLSRFAAFSTSLLLAASAALLGAGPAQAAGPAASFGYVALGDSYSSGVGAGSYDSASGNCKRSTKAYPVLWKNAHSPDTFAFTACSGARTGDVTGSQLAPLNADTDLVSITIGGNDAGFADVMTTCVLQSESTCLSRIAQAKAYVDSTLPGQLDTVYNAIHAKAPNARVVVIGYPRFYKLGGSCTTGLSETERSAINGASDYLNAATDKRARDHGFAFAPVAGAFTGHEICSGSAWLHSVNWLNIGESYHPTASGQSGGYLPVFTSAA comes from the coding sequence ATGAAACTGTCACGGTTCGCGGCGTTCTCAACCTCGTTGCTCCTCGCGGCATCCGCCGCCCTGCTCGGCGCCGGCCCGGCGCAAGCGGCCGGACCGGCCGCGTCCTTCGGCTATGTGGCGCTCGGCGACTCGTACTCCTCCGGAGTCGGCGCCGGCAGCTACGACAGCGCCAGCGGCAACTGCAAGCGCAGCACCAAGGCCTACCCGGTCCTCTGGAAGAACGCGCATTCACCCGACACGTTCGCCTTCACGGCTTGTTCGGGCGCTCGTACGGGTGATGTCACGGGGAGTCAGCTCGCCCCGCTCAACGCGGACACCGACCTCGTCAGCATCACCATCGGAGGCAACGACGCCGGCTTCGCCGACGTCATGACCACCTGCGTGCTCCAGTCCGAGTCCACCTGCCTCAGCCGCATCGCCCAGGCGAAGGCGTACGTGGACAGCACCCTGCCCGGACAGCTCGACACCGTCTACAACGCCATCCACGCCAAGGCCCCCAACGCCCGCGTGGTCGTCATCGGCTACCCCCGCTTCTACAAGCTGGGCGGCAGCTGCACCACCGGCCTGTCCGAGACCGAACGCTCCGCCATCAACGGGGCCTCCGACTACCTGAACGCGGCGACCGACAAGCGCGCCCGCGACCACGGATTCGCCTTCGCCCCGGTGGCGGGCGCCTTCACCGGCCACGAGATCTGCTCCGGCAGCGCGTGGCTGCACAGCGTCAACTGGCTCAACATCGGCGAGTCGTACCACCCCACCGCCTCCGGACAGTCCGGCGGCTACCTGCCCGTCTTCACCTCGGCGGCCTGA
- a CDS encoding GNAT family N-acetyltransferase codes for MRPGTHLAPRPATAADLPAVRDVTDAAYVHYVERIGIRPAPMDADHAAGIAAGHVFVTGDPVAGLVVLVPAADHLFLDSVAVHPAAHGTGLGRHLLAFAETRARALGLPEIRLYTNALMWENQRIYPRFGYEVTERRVDGPYDRIHYRKRLTP; via the coding sequence ATGCGGCCCGGGACACACCTCGCGCCCCGCCCCGCCACCGCGGCCGACCTGCCCGCCGTCCGCGACGTGACCGACGCCGCCTACGTCCACTACGTCGAGCGCATCGGCATCCGGCCGGCCCCGATGGACGCCGACCACGCCGCCGGGATCGCCGCCGGGCACGTCTTCGTCACCGGCGACCCGGTGGCCGGGCTGGTGGTCCTGGTCCCCGCCGCGGACCACCTCTTCCTCGACAGCGTCGCCGTCCACCCCGCCGCACACGGCACGGGCCTCGGCCGGCACCTGCTCGCCTTCGCCGAGACCCGCGCACGCGCACTCGGACTGCCCGAGATACGGCTCTACACCAACGCCCTGATGTGGGAGAACCAGCGGATCTACCCGCGCTTCGGGTACGAGGTCACCGAGCGCCGGGTGGACGGCCCGTACGACCGGATCCACTACCGCAAGCGGCTCACTCCGTAG
- a CDS encoding glycosyltransferase, translating into MSSFLPHAPLPSGPVGPIPDISVVVAVYNAMPYLTQCLDSIAAQTLGAERIEVIAVNDGSTDGSGAELDRFAALHPHVRVLHQPNSGGPSAPRNRALDLARGRYVYVVDSDDYLGEEALERLLAMAEAQGSDIVLAKVVGLGRSVAEKAHKHLEQADLYTSEVYRSLHSAKLFRRELLERDGGIRYPEDLWFGEDQIFVTAAYLEAERISVVGDYDCYYLRRRDDGQNITARHRTANESIQHIERVMRMVSDRVTDPVGRRRMLGRHFRNLVGKALMPAARAYRNDPAYTAEVYGRGRALCEAYWTPDMAGELSALDLLRLYCFTQGKFDAFAELSAYDPAENPAELFVDGGRAYRRFPLFRDPVAGLPDKLYDVTAKLKARHRLQTMTWKDTRVRLTGYAYVDALGTGRMASRLLLRERATGRELRVPAVACPSPDLAADGAKRGVDLEMAGFRADADLATIDGGAPIAPGVWDCFLDVQADGLTKTVRLGRVQGPELDRTARQSRVVGRDDAVGTEVTVAPFFTGYNNLSFEVVRRFVLPTA; encoded by the coding sequence ATGAGCTCCTTCCTTCCCCACGCCCCTCTGCCGAGCGGACCGGTCGGGCCCATACCGGACATTTCTGTGGTCGTCGCGGTGTACAACGCGATGCCGTACCTGACGCAGTGCCTCGACTCGATCGCCGCGCAGACGCTGGGCGCCGAGCGGATCGAGGTGATCGCCGTCAACGACGGCTCCACCGACGGCAGCGGCGCCGAGCTGGACCGCTTCGCCGCCCTGCACCCGCACGTCCGCGTGCTGCACCAGCCGAACTCCGGCGGTCCCAGCGCGCCCCGCAACCGCGCGCTCGACCTGGCGCGCGGCCGGTACGTGTACGTCGTCGACTCCGACGACTACCTGGGCGAGGAGGCCCTGGAGCGGCTGCTGGCCATGGCCGAGGCCCAGGGCAGCGACATCGTGCTCGCGAAGGTGGTCGGGCTGGGCCGGTCGGTCGCGGAGAAGGCGCACAAGCACCTGGAGCAGGCGGACCTGTACACGTCCGAGGTGTACCGCTCGCTGCACAGCGCCAAGCTGTTCCGCCGGGAGCTGCTGGAGCGGGACGGAGGCATCCGCTACCCCGAGGACCTGTGGTTCGGCGAGGACCAGATCTTCGTGACCGCCGCCTACCTGGAGGCCGAGCGCATCTCCGTGGTCGGCGACTACGACTGCTACTACCTGCGGCGGCGCGACGACGGGCAGAACATCACCGCGCGCCACCGGACCGCGAACGAGAGCATCCAGCACATCGAGCGGGTCATGCGGATGGTCTCGGACCGGGTCACCGACCCGGTGGGCCGCCGCCGGATGCTCGGCCGGCACTTCCGCAACCTGGTCGGCAAGGCCCTGATGCCGGCGGCCCGGGCGTACCGGAACGACCCGGCGTACACGGCGGAGGTCTACGGGCGCGGCCGGGCGCTCTGCGAGGCGTACTGGACCCCGGACATGGCCGGCGAGCTGTCGGCGCTGGACCTGCTGCGGCTGTACTGCTTCACGCAGGGCAAGTTCGACGCGTTCGCGGAGCTGTCGGCGTACGACCCGGCGGAGAACCCGGCGGAGCTGTTCGTCGACGGCGGCCGGGCGTACCGCCGGTTCCCGCTGTTCCGCGACCCGGTGGCCGGGCTGCCCGACAAGCTGTACGACGTCACCGCCAAGCTGAAGGCCCGCCACCGCCTCCAGACGATGACCTGGAAGGACACCCGGGTACGGCTGACCGGGTACGCGTACGTGGACGCGCTGGGCACCGGGCGGATGGCCAGTCGGCTGCTGCTGCGCGAGCGGGCGACCGGCCGCGAGCTCCGGGTCCCGGCGGTCGCGTGCCCGTCGCCCGACCTGGCGGCGGACGGCGCCAAGCGCGGGGTGGACCTGGAGATGGCGGGTTTCCGCGCCGACGCGGACCTGGCGACGATCGACGGGGGCGCGCCGATCGCGCCCGGCGTGTGGGACTGCTTCCTCGACGTGCAGGCGGACGGGCTGACCAAGACGGTGCGGCTGGGGCGGGTGCAGGGCCCCGAGCTGGACCGGACGGCCCGGCAGTCCCGGGTGGTGGGTCGCGACGACGCCGTGGGCACGGAAGTGACGGTCGCCCCGTTCTTCACCGGCTACAACAACCTGAGCTTCGAGGTCGTCCGCCGCTTCGTCCTGCCCACGGCCTGA
- a CDS encoding serine/threonine-protein kinase, producing the protein MTEVPSGERVVAGRYRLLGPLGQGGMGTVWRARDEVLGREVAVKEVRAPAGLDAPEIRRLYARLEREAWAAARISHRGVVTVYDVATEDGRPWIVMELIRGLSLAEALAAEGPVPPQRAAHIGAQVLTALRAAHASGVLHRDVKPANVLLANDGRVVLSDFGIARLEGSAALTMTGEVVGSPEFLAPERALGRDPGPESDLWSLGVLLYAAVEGVSPFRRDSALNTLRAAVEEEPPPTRLAGPLAPVIEGLLRKDPAGRLPAAEAARMLRIVGAGGAVRAVDGPSAGASGPAPGAVTEPAGPGPYPPGARTGVPYARTVSGAAVAQPGPADPARPTRAGLVLTVGTLALLLALAALVWLLVKDRGTADDRGDAGGRTGTAAGPAPATTGADGTGPGAGGTAGTAASTVSASPPGGAHEQSVRIRLLTDRAYYTGGCPPVPERAPRFRGLVEVGRLPARVEYRWAARDGGVPATAWEALVLGAGTERTRTVGYTVTAYRAGGVLRDAVRLEVRLPAAADSPWAEFTVTCEEAPPTDGASPSGTPSPSASSSPPGHGTGAAPATGSAAGTAGARAVGLEPWGLRPPR; encoded by the coding sequence GTGACCGAAGTACCGAGCGGTGAGCGGGTGGTGGCGGGCCGGTACCGGCTGCTGGGCCCCTTGGGGCAGGGCGGCATGGGCACGGTGTGGCGCGCCCGGGACGAGGTCCTGGGCCGCGAGGTCGCCGTGAAGGAGGTGCGGGCCCCGGCCGGGCTCGACGCCCCCGAGATCCGCCGGCTGTACGCCCGGCTGGAGCGGGAGGCGTGGGCGGCGGCCCGGATCTCGCACCGCGGGGTGGTGACCGTCTACGACGTGGCGACCGAGGACGGCCGCCCGTGGATCGTGATGGAACTCATCCGCGGGCTGTCCCTCGCGGAGGCGCTGGCCGCGGAGGGCCCGGTGCCCCCGCAGCGGGCGGCGCACATCGGCGCGCAGGTACTGACGGCGCTGCGGGCCGCGCACGCCTCGGGGGTGCTGCACCGGGACGTGAAGCCGGCCAACGTGCTGCTGGCCAACGACGGCCGGGTGGTGCTCAGCGACTTCGGGATCGCCCGGCTGGAGGGCAGCGCGGCTCTGACGATGACCGGCGAGGTCGTCGGCTCCCCCGAATTCCTGGCGCCGGAGCGGGCCTTGGGGCGCGATCCCGGGCCGGAGTCCGACCTCTGGTCGCTGGGCGTGCTGCTGTACGCGGCCGTGGAGGGCGTCTCCCCGTTCCGCCGGGACAGCGCGCTGAACACGCTGCGCGCGGCCGTCGAGGAGGAGCCGCCGCCGACCCGGCTGGCGGGCCCGCTGGCGCCCGTCATCGAGGGGCTGTTGCGCAAGGACCCGGCCGGGCGGCTGCCCGCGGCGGAAGCCGCCCGCATGCTGCGGATCGTGGGCGCGGGCGGTGCGGTACGGGCCGTGGACGGGCCGTCGGCCGGCGCCTCCGGGCCGGCGCCCGGTGCCGTCACCGAGCCGGCCGGGCCCGGGCCGTACCCGCCGGGCGCCCGCACCGGGGTCCCGTACGCCCGGACCGTGTCCGGGGCCGCCGTGGCGCAGCCGGGTCCGGCTGATCCGGCGCGTCCCACCCGGGCCGGGCTGGTGCTGACGGTGGGGACGCTCGCGCTGCTGCTCGCGCTCGCGGCGCTGGTGTGGCTGCTGGTGAAGGACCGCGGCACGGCGGACGACCGGGGCGACGCGGGCGGCCGGACGGGTACCGCGGCGGGCCCGGCGCCGGCGACGACCGGTGCGGACGGCACGGGGCCGGGAGCGGGAGGCACGGCCGGGACGGCGGCCTCGACGGTCTCGGCCTCGCCCCCGGGCGGCGCGCACGAGCAGAGCGTCCGGATCCGGCTGCTCACCGACCGGGCGTACTACACGGGCGGTTGCCCGCCCGTGCCGGAGCGGGCGCCGCGCTTCCGGGGGCTGGTCGAGGTGGGCAGGCTGCCGGCCCGCGTCGAGTACCGCTGGGCGGCCCGGGACGGCGGGGTGCCCGCCACGGCCTGGGAGGCGCTCGTGCTGGGCGCGGGTACGGAGCGGACCCGCACGGTCGGGTACACGGTGACGGCGTACCGGGCCGGCGGGGTGCTGAGGGACGCGGTGCGGCTGGAGGTGCGGCTGCCGGCCGCCGCCGACTCGCCGTGGGCGGAGTTCACGGTGACGTGCGAGGAGGCTCCGCCGACCGACGGGGCCTCCCCTTCCGGCACGCCTTCTCCTTCCGCCTCTTCTTCGCCTCCCGGCCACGGGACGGGCGCGGCGCCCGCCACGGGTTCGGCCGCGGGCACCGCCGGGGCTCGGGCCGTGGGGCTCGAGCCGTGGGGGCTCAGGCCGCCGAGGTGA
- a CDS encoding GntR family transcriptional regulator, protein MSLKISVDPAGSTAPYEQVRAQIADRARTGRLPVGFRLPTVRGLAEELGLAANTVAKAYKALEADGVIETRGRNGTFVAAAGDAAVREAAGAAQAYAERVHRLGLPQAQALSLAQDALRAHYTP, encoded by the coding sequence GTGAGCCTGAAGATCTCCGTCGACCCGGCCGGATCCACCGCACCGTACGAGCAGGTGCGCGCGCAGATCGCCGACCGGGCGCGTACGGGCCGGCTGCCGGTCGGCTTCAGACTGCCGACCGTACGGGGGCTGGCGGAGGAACTGGGCCTCGCCGCCAATACGGTGGCGAAGGCGTACAAGGCGCTGGAGGCGGACGGGGTGATCGAGACCCGTGGGCGCAACGGGACGTTCGTCGCGGCGGCGGGTGACGCGGCGGTCCGCGAGGCGGCCGGGGCGGCGCAGGCGTACGCGGAGCGGGTCCACCGCCTGGGCCTCCCCCAAGCCCAAGCCCTCTCCCTCGCCCAAGACGCCCTACGCGCCCACTACACCCCCTGA
- a CDS encoding DUF5925 domain-containing protein — protein sequence MSAIPEDPRHALPIRLSVDDSDSPSDVVDALFLGRFATGEQPYSHSVTIERVKSGATLLPPGARVLRSTKDTDRSATLAEGEGWTVLVSRWNRGADVTVTAVTEELAAATLTLATDGAQDEPEPQPENVTMGFWYVSPRRGPHRTTRQIGAGTWAEVRPNYTAPVAEAMDRLMKITPDDIAGRLLLLHGPPGTGKTSALRTLARSWRDWCQVDCVLDPERLFNDVGYLMDIAIGEDEGTSRGRWRLLLLEDCDELIRGEARHTAGQALSRLLNLTDGLLGQGRNVLVGVTTNEDLERLHPAVVRPGRCLARIEVGPLTRRESVDWLGTEEGVAREGATLAELFALRRGTTPASVPSQPPSPNAGLYL from the coding sequence ATGTCAGCCATCCCTGAGGACCCCCGGCACGCGCTGCCGATCCGGCTCAGCGTCGACGACAGCGACTCGCCCTCGGATGTCGTCGACGCCCTCTTCCTCGGCCGCTTCGCGACGGGCGAGCAGCCGTACTCGCACAGCGTGACCATCGAGCGGGTCAAGTCCGGGGCGACACTGCTGCCTCCGGGGGCCCGGGTGCTGCGCTCCACCAAGGACACCGACCGCAGCGCCACGCTCGCCGAGGGCGAGGGGTGGACCGTCCTCGTCTCCCGCTGGAACCGCGGCGCCGACGTCACCGTCACCGCCGTGACCGAGGAACTCGCCGCCGCCACCCTCACCCTGGCCACCGACGGCGCCCAGGACGAACCCGAACCCCAGCCCGAGAACGTCACCATGGGCTTCTGGTACGTCTCGCCCCGCCGCGGCCCGCATCGCACCACCCGGCAGATCGGCGCCGGCACCTGGGCGGAGGTACGGCCCAACTACACGGCGCCGGTGGCCGAGGCCATGGACCGGCTGATGAAGATCACCCCCGACGACATCGCGGGCCGGCTGCTGCTCCTGCACGGGCCGCCCGGCACCGGGAAGACCTCCGCGCTGCGCACGCTCGCGCGGTCCTGGCGGGACTGGTGCCAGGTGGACTGCGTCCTGGACCCGGAGCGGCTCTTCAACGACGTCGGGTACCTGATGGACATCGCGATCGGCGAGGACGAGGGCACGTCCCGGGGCCGCTGGCGGCTGCTGCTGCTGGAGGACTGCGACGAACTGATCCGCGGCGAGGCGCGGCACACGGCCGGGCAGGCGCTGTCACGGCTGCTGAACCTGACCGACGGGCTGCTCGGGCAGGGCCGCAACGTCCTCGTCGGCGTCACCACCAACGAGGACCTGGAGCGGCTGCATCCCGCGGTGGTGCGGCCGGGGCGGTGCCTGGCGCGGATCGAGGTCGGGCCGCTGACGCGGCGGGAGTCGGTGGACTGGCTGGGTACGGAGGAGGGGGTCGCGCGGGAGGGGGCGACGCTGGCCGAGCTCTTCGCCCTGCGGCGCGGCACCACCCCCGCCTCCGTCCCCTCCCAACCCCCCTCCCCCAACGCGGGCCTCTACCTCTGA
- a CDS encoding DUF402 domain-containing protein, whose protein sequence is MTNETGKTGKTNEVTVVLSKAGRVKIKYPAGLLSDDGSRVSVRAPWAAEGVRDFGFVRFEPGDVFTEHFWRDRWYAVKEVRTGAGVLKGWYCDVTRPAVVEGGEVRIEDLDLDLWVSADGGEVLRLDEDEFAQSGLAQRDPHAAAQAVAALDELEALARQGGFGALWPAAAATE, encoded by the coding sequence GTGACGAACGAGACGGGCAAGACGGGCAAGACGAACGAGGTGACCGTGGTGCTGAGCAAGGCCGGCCGGGTCAAGATCAAGTACCCGGCCGGGCTGCTCTCCGACGACGGCAGCCGGGTCAGCGTGCGCGCGCCCTGGGCCGCCGAGGGGGTCCGCGACTTCGGCTTCGTACGCTTCGAGCCGGGTGACGTGTTCACCGAGCACTTCTGGCGCGACCGCTGGTACGCGGTCAAGGAGGTGCGCACCGGCGCGGGCGTGCTCAAGGGCTGGTACTGCGACGTGACCCGGCCCGCGGTCGTCGAGGGCGGCGAGGTCCGCATCGAGGACCTCGACCTCGACCTGTGGGTGTCCGCGGACGGCGGCGAGGTGCTGCGGCTTGACGAGGACGAGTTCGCGCAGAGCGGTCTGGCGCAGCGCGATCCGCACGCGGCGGCGCAGGCCGTGGCGGCCCTGGACGAGCTGGAGGCGCTGGCCCGGCAGGGCGGGTTCGGGGCCCTGTGGCCGGCCGCCGCCGCTACGGAGTGA
- a CDS encoding lytic polysaccharide monooxygenase auxiliary activity family 9 protein: MTARRTAAAVTALGFAPLALAGLAAAPAAAHGSMTDPVSRVAACYAEGPEAPRSAACKAAVAASGPQAFYDWNAVSIANAAGRHKALIPDGKLCSAGNSKYRGLDLARRDWPASRMSAGRHTFRYKGTAPHRGSFALYVTKDGYDPSKPLKWSDLEAKPFARVTDPRMRGGDYVFTGTVPRKSGRHLVYSVWQRSDSPEAFYTCSDVVFAGGGGGGTGGGGGGKQSPAPTPAAPTASAPTDDRIEKDAGKTGGGHGTHGGSTGGTGTTGTTGGTSGGTTGGATGGTAGDTSGGTTGGGAGDAAGGNEPAADGSASPLDRGLAETGGGSATPLIAVSGAGALAVGAAVLFASVRRRAGGGRHGR, from the coding sequence ATGACCGCTCGCCGCACGGCCGCCGCCGTCACCGCCCTCGGCTTCGCGCCGCTCGCGCTGGCCGGCCTCGCCGCCGCGCCCGCCGCCGCCCACGGCTCGATGACGGATCCGGTCAGCCGGGTGGCCGCCTGTTACGCGGAGGGCCCGGAGGCGCCGAGGTCCGCGGCCTGCAAGGCGGCGGTGGCGGCGAGCGGGCCGCAGGCGTTCTACGACTGGAACGCGGTCAGCATCGCCAACGCGGCCGGCCGCCACAAGGCGCTGATCCCGGACGGGAAGCTGTGCTCGGCCGGGAACTCCAAGTACCGCGGGCTGGACCTGGCGCGCCGGGACTGGCCCGCGAGCCGGATGTCGGCGGGCAGGCACACCTTCCGCTACAAGGGCACGGCCCCGCACCGGGGTTCGTTCGCGCTGTACGTGACGAAGGACGGGTACGACCCGTCGAAGCCGCTGAAGTGGTCGGACCTGGAGGCGAAGCCGTTCGCGCGGGTGACCGACCCGCGGATGCGGGGCGGTGACTACGTGTTCACCGGGACGGTGCCGCGGAAGTCCGGCCGCCACCTCGTCTACAGCGTCTGGCAGCGCTCGGACAGCCCGGAGGCTTTCTACACCTGCTCCGACGTGGTCTTCGCGGGCGGCGGCGGGGGCGGTACGGGTGGCGGTGGGGGCGGGAAGCAGTCGCCCGCGCCCACCCCGGCGGCTCCCACGGCCTCCGCGCCCACCGACGACCGGATCGAGAAGGACGCCGGGAAGACGGGCGGCGGGCACGGCACGCACGGCGGGAGCACCGGGGGTACGGGGACCACGGGGACCACCGGGGGCACGTCGGGAGGTACGACCGGAGGCGCCACCGGCGGGACGGCCGGGGACACGAGCGGCGGGACCACCGGTGGCGGGGCCGGGGACGCGGCGGGCGGCAACGAGCCGGCGGCCGACGGCAGCGCGTCGCCGCTGGACCGCGGCTTGGCCGAGACCGGCGGCGGCTCCGCCACCCCGCTGATCGCCGTCTCCGGTGCCGGAGCGCTGGCCGTCGGGGCGGCGGTGCTGTTCGCGTCGGTGCGGCGCCGGGCCGGCGGCGGGCGCCACGGCCGCTGA